CCAAGGCTCCCGGGAGGACCAGGACCAGGGGCACCCTCCCTTCCAAGACTCATGACCAGAGAATGAATCAGCACTGGGACAGTTTATTGGTTTGCTGCTTTGCATATCGCccattttatgtaaatagatTATACAGACATGGTGTTTCCTTCTTCCACAAGAGGCAGTCTCTCAGGCACACACTCTCACACATTCCACGCAGTAAACAACGTTACACCTCGCTGAGACATTCACGTATTAAAATAAAGGGGAGGGGGACAATACAATTGCTTTAAAATGCccttaatataatatataacgTACAAAAATATCTCCATATTTGAAGTTACAAAAACAAATCTTGACAGCAACAAACTTAAATATTGATAGTTACCTCTGTATATACAACACGCATTGCACTTTTCCTCTCTAGGTTTTGGAAAGTTCAAGTAATAGTGAGGCTTGCGCCCCGGTGGGGTGACACCCCGTCAGAAATCAGTTGGGCACGGCAGTGGCTCAGACCCTTGCCCCTGGGGGTCTCAGCATTTACTTCGCAGTTTCTCCTCTCCATGAGCCTGGCAGACGACACTCCCTTGGATTcctctgcaccctcctcccttcccggGGCACCCAGGCCGCACTAGGGTGAAAAGAATATTGCCTCGGAGGAGGAGGGTCTCCTGCAAAGCCGGGACTCGCCGCTGGACGGTGCCTCCGGGACTCTCGGACAATCAGGGCTGTCTCAGCTCGGTTCCCATTCGCTGAAGGGCTCGGCTCGGGGAAGCCCTCTGCCCCGGGAGGCGCAGGCGGGATGCATGCGCGACTGTTCGCTGCTGCCACCTAAATCTTAAGGAGGGAGGCGAGCACTTGCGCCCGGGAGGCCGAGGCCCCTCGTGCCTGTGGCTCCGGGGACAACAGAGTGCCGCCCAGGTTGGCCTCGGGCAGGGATCGTCGGCGCCGGCGGCCATAGCCCTGGGGGCTGATCTTGCTCCTGGGAGCGACGCCGTCCTTGTCCTTGTCCGTGAACTGGTAGATCTGGTGCGCCAACTTCTGCACCGTGCACGTTCCGAAGCGACATCCAAAGCCCCGCAGGCCCTGGAAGTTGTTCATACTCGGGCGGTAGCGCTTGACTCGGATGCGGGCGGCGTCCGGACTGCGggagaagggaaggcaggcaaCGTGAGACTCCCATCAAGCAGGTCTTTGGCCCCAGCCATCAGGAACGGAGCCGTTCTAGGACCAGAGGGAGCTTGAAATTGCTACCTCTATCTGAACTGCCATACATCCTCCTGATGATCCCCAGGGCCAAGGCAGTGGAGAAGAGCTTCCCCTGCCCATTCCGCAATGGCGCGAGGCATAGTTACCTGGCCTGGGGACTTCGAGAGGCGCCTTTCACATCCTGGGGCCGAACGAGAGTCTGGGCAGGCCCGGCCTTCACGTC
This Camelus ferus isolate YT-003-E chromosome 10, BCGSAC_Cfer_1.0, whole genome shotgun sequence DNA region includes the following protein-coding sequences:
- the ADM gene encoding ADM isoform X1, which codes for MKLVPVALMYLGSLAILGADTARLDVAAEFRKKWNKWALSRGKRELRVSSSYPTGIADVKAGPAQTLVRPQDVKGASRSPQASPDAARIRVKRYRPSMNNFQGLRGFGCRFGTCTVQKLAHQIYQFTDKDKDGVAPRSKISPQGYGRRRRRSLPEANLGGTLLSPEPQARGASASRAQVLASLLKI